A genomic window from Lotus japonicus ecotype B-129 chromosome 1, LjGifu_v1.2 includes:
- the LOC130715997 gene encoding calnexin homolog translates to MGERNGFPVASSLLVLFFVFIASSSLQFVRASDDAVDAIFYESFDEDFDGRWIVSNKDEYQGVWKHAKSEGHDDHGLLVSEPAKKYAIVKELDAPVNFKDGVVVLQFETRLQNGLECGGAYIKYLQTQDSGWKAKEFDNESPYSIMFGPDKCGATNKVHFIFRHKNPKTGKYVEHHLKFPPSVPLDKLSHVYTAILKPDNELSILIDGEEKKKANILSSEDFEPSLIPSKTIPDPDDKKPEDWDERAKIPDPDAVKPEDWDEDAPMEIEDEEAEKPEGWLDDEPEEVDDPDATKPEDWDEEEDGEWEAPKIDNPKCEAAPGCGEWKRPTKRNPAYKGKWSAPLIDNPSYKGIWKPQEIPNPEYFELEKPDFEPIAAIGIEIWTMQDGILFDNILIVKDDKIAESYRETTWKPKFTIEKEKQKAEESAETASDGIAGLQKKVFDLLYKIADIPFLSEHRPKIYDLIEKAEKQPNLTIGAIVAIVVVFLTIFFRLIFGGKKPAPKVVEKKKTERPEASTNQASGENDENKEKEDTSNAPRRRTRRDT, encoded by the exons ATGGGAGAACGAAACGGTTTCCCTGTAGCTTCATCGCTTCTCGTTCTCTTCTTCGTCTtcattgcttcttcttctttgcagTTCGTTCGCGCTTCCGATGATGCCGTAGACGCG ATCTTCTACGAGTCGTTTGATGAGGATTTTGACGGGCGTTGGATTGTGTCAAACAAGGATGAGTACCAAG GTGTCTGGAAGCATGCTAAGAGTGAGGGGCATGATGATCATGGACTTCTCGTTAGCGAACCAGCAAAGAAATATGCTATAGTTAAAGAACTTGATGCACCTGTCAACTTTAAGGATGGAGTAGTTGTTCTTCAGTTTGAGACTCGCCTCCAGAATGGACTAGAATGTGGTGGTGCTTATATTAAATATCTTCAAACCCAGGATAGCGGGTGGAAAGCCAAGGAATTCGATAATGAATCTCCATATTCTATCATGTTTGGTCCTGATAAGTGTGGGGCTACAAACAAAGTGCATTTCATTTTCAGGCATAAGAATCCAAAGACTGGAAAGTATGTTGAACACCATCTCAAGTTCCCCCCTTCTGTCCCATTGGACAAACTATCTCACGTGTACACTGCTATTCTGAAGCCTGATAATGAGTTGAGCATTTTGATTGACGGGGAGGAGAAGAAAAAGGCAAATATCTTATCTTCTGAGGATTTTGAGCCTTCTCTAATCCCTTCCAAGACAATCCCAGATCCTGATGACAAGAAACCTGAGGACTGGGATGAGAGAGCCAAAATTCCCGACCCAGATGCTGTGAAGCCAGAGGACTGGGATGAGGATGCACCCATGgaaattgaagatgaagaagcggAGAAACCTGAAGGATGGTTAGatgatgagccagaggaagtaGATGACCCAGATGCAACAAAACCAGAAGATTGGGATGAGGAAGAGGATGGTGAATGGGAAGCCCCAAAGATTGATAACCCAAAGTGTGAAGCAGCCCCTGGTTGTGGTGAGTGGAAGAGACCAACCAAGAGGAATCCAGCTTATAAGGGAAAATGGAGCGCTCCCCTCATTGATAATCCCAGTTATAAGGGTATTTGGAAGCCTCAAGAGATTCCAAACCCTGAATACTTTGAACTTGAGAAACCTGATTTTGAGCCTATTGCTGCTATTGGCATTGAGATTTGGACAATGCAAGATGGCATACTATTTGACAATATTCTGATAGTTAAAGATGATAAGATCGCAGAGTCCTATCGGGAGACAACATGGAAGCCCAAGTTTACCATtgagaaagagaaacaaaaggCTGAAGAGTCCGCGGAAACCGCATCAGATGGTATTGCAGGACTCCAG AAGAAGGTATTTGACCTCTTGTACAAGATTGCAGACATTCCCTTCCTCAGTGAACACAGACCTAAGATATAT GATCTCATTGAAAAGGCCGAGAAGCAACCAAATCTAACTATTGGAGCTATTGTAGCCATTGTGGTCGTCTTCCTGACCATTTTCTTCAGGCTCATTTTTGGTGGGAAGAAACCTGCT CCAAAGGTGgtggagaagaagaaaacagaacGCCCAGAAGCTTCCACTAACCAAGCTAGTGGAGAGAATGACGAAAACAAAGAGAAGGAGGATACATCTAACGCTCCGCGTAGAAGGACAAGGCGAGACACTTGA